Proteins from a single region of Pyrus communis chromosome 6, drPyrComm1.1, whole genome shotgun sequence:
- the LOC137737208 gene encoding serine/threonine-protein kinase AFC2-like isoform X1 translates to MEMDYVSEFPLSHIDRRPRKRPRFAWDPPQPHPKAQSGIYYEQDVGNGTSIGHTRVLPDHPSVFVKGLTQKGSPPRRDDDKDGHYMFALGENLTSRYKIHRKIGEGTFGQVLECWDRETKEMVAIKVVRSIKKYREAAMIEVDVLQLLGKYDRNGSRCVQIRNWFDYRNHICIVFEMLGPSLYDFLRKNNYHAFPVDLVRELGRQLLECVAFMHDMRLIHTDLKPENILFVSSEYIKVPDNKFTSRPPKDGTSYKRLPKSSAIKVIDFGSTAYEHQEHNYIVSTRHYRAPEVILGLGWSYPCDIWSVGCILVELCSGEALFQTHENLEHLAMMERVLGPMPHHMLKRVDRHAEKYVRRGRLDWPEGATSRESIKAVLKLHRLQNIVMQHVDHSAGDLIDLLQGLLRFDPSSRLTAPEALRHPFFTRDHYRRF, encoded by the exons ATGGAGATGGATTACGTGTCGGAGTTCCCTCTTTCACACATTGATCGGCGTCCAAGAAAACGCCCCAGGTTTGCTTGGGACCCCCCTCAGCCTCACCCAAAG GCTCAGTCAGGAATATATTATGAgcaagatgttggaaatgggacAAGCATTGGACATACGAGAGTACTTCCAGACCATCCTAGTGTTTTTGTAAAGGGGTTGACTCAAAAAGGCTCTCCCCCGCGGCGAGATGATGACAAAGATGGACATTACATGTTTGCGCTCGGAGAAAATTTAACATCTCGCT ATAAGATCCACCGAAAAATTGGTGAAG GAACTTTTGGTCAGGTTTTGGAATGCTGGGATAGGGAAACAAAAGAAATGGTAGCTATAAAAGTTGTTAGGAGTATCAAGAAATACCGTGAAGCAGCAATGATTGAAGTTGATGTGCTACAGTTGCTTGGGAAGTATGACAGAAATGGAAGTCG TTGTGTTCAAATACGGAACTGGTTTGACTATCGTAACCATATATGTATC GTATTTGAGATGCTTGGGCCAAGCTTATACGATTTCCTCCGGAAAAATAATTATCACGCATTTCCGGTTGATCTTGTCCGCGAACTTGGCAGGCAACTGTTGGAATGTGTAGCAT TCATGCATGATATGCGTCTCATCCATACCGACCTGAAGCCTGAGAACATactatttgtttcttcagaaTACATTAAAGTACCCGACAATAAG TTTACATCCAGGCCACCAAAAGATGGAACCAGTTATAAAAGGTTGCCAAAGTCTAGTGCTATCAAGGTTATTGATTTTGGCAGCACAGCCTATGAGCATCAAGAGCACAATTACATTGTGTCGACAAGGCACTACCGGGCACCTGAGGTTATTCTGG GACTTGGATGGAGTTATCCATGTGACATATGGAGTGTTGGTTGCATCTTGGTAGAGTTGTGTTCG GGAGAAGCTTTGTTTCAGACACACGAGAACTTGGAACACCTAGCTATGATGGAGAGGGTTTTAGGTCCAATGCCACATCACATGTTGAAAAGAGTGGA CCGTCATGCTGAGAAGTATGTCAGACGGGGTAGATTGGACTGGCCAGAAggtgcaacttctcgagaaagTATTAAAGCTGTTTTAAAGCTACATCGCCTCCAG AATATAGTGATGCAGCATGTCGATCATTCAGCTGGTGATCTCATCGACCTCCTGCAAGGTCTCCTTAGATTTGACCCTTCCAGCAGGCTAACAGCTCCCGAAGCCCTTAGACATCCCTTCTTTACCAGGGATCATTACCGGAGGTTTTAG
- the LOC137737208 gene encoding serine/threonine-protein kinase AFC1-like isoform X2, which translates to MVAIKVVRSIKKYREAAMIEVDVLQLLGKYDRNGSRCVQIRNWFDYRNHICIVFEMLGPSLYDFLRKNNYHAFPVDLVRELGRQLLECVAFMHDMRLIHTDLKPENILFVSSEYIKVPDNKFTSRPPKDGTSYKRLPKSSAIKVIDFGSTAYEHQEHNYIVSTRHYRAPEVILGLGWSYPCDIWSVGCILVELCSGEALFQTHENLEHLAMMERVLGPMPHHMLKRVDRHAEKYVRRGRLDWPEGATSRESIKAVLKLHRLQNIVMQHVDHSAGDLIDLLQGLLRFDPSSRLTAPEALRHPFFTRDHYRRF; encoded by the exons ATGGTAGCTATAAAAGTTGTTAGGAGTATCAAGAAATACCGTGAAGCAGCAATGATTGAAGTTGATGTGCTACAGTTGCTTGGGAAGTATGACAGAAATGGAAGTCG TTGTGTTCAAATACGGAACTGGTTTGACTATCGTAACCATATATGTATC GTATTTGAGATGCTTGGGCCAAGCTTATACGATTTCCTCCGGAAAAATAATTATCACGCATTTCCGGTTGATCTTGTCCGCGAACTTGGCAGGCAACTGTTGGAATGTGTAGCAT TCATGCATGATATGCGTCTCATCCATACCGACCTGAAGCCTGAGAACATactatttgtttcttcagaaTACATTAAAGTACCCGACAATAAG TTTACATCCAGGCCACCAAAAGATGGAACCAGTTATAAAAGGTTGCCAAAGTCTAGTGCTATCAAGGTTATTGATTTTGGCAGCACAGCCTATGAGCATCAAGAGCACAATTACATTGTGTCGACAAGGCACTACCGGGCACCTGAGGTTATTCTGG GACTTGGATGGAGTTATCCATGTGACATATGGAGTGTTGGTTGCATCTTGGTAGAGTTGTGTTCG GGAGAAGCTTTGTTTCAGACACACGAGAACTTGGAACACCTAGCTATGATGGAGAGGGTTTTAGGTCCAATGCCACATCACATGTTGAAAAGAGTGGA CCGTCATGCTGAGAAGTATGTCAGACGGGGTAGATTGGACTGGCCAGAAggtgcaacttctcgagaaagTATTAAAGCTGTTTTAAAGCTACATCGCCTCCAG AATATAGTGATGCAGCATGTCGATCATTCAGCTGGTGATCTCATCGACCTCCTGCAAGGTCTCCTTAGATTTGACCCTTCCAGCAGGCTAACAGCTCCCGAAGCCCTTAGACATCCCTTCTTTACCAGGGATCATTACCGGAGGTTTTAG
- the LOC137737208 gene encoding serine/threonine-protein kinase AFC1-like isoform X3, giving the protein MCYSCLGSMTEMEVVMHDMRLIHTDLKPENILFVSSEYIKVPDNKFTSRPPKDGTSYKRLPKSSAIKVIDFGSTAYEHQEHNYIVSTRHYRAPEVILGLGWSYPCDIWSVGCILVELCSGEALFQTHENLEHLAMMERVLGPMPHHMLKRVDRHAEKYVRRGRLDWPEGATSRESIKAVLKLHRLQNIVMQHVDHSAGDLIDLLQGLLRFDPSSRLTAPEALRHPFFTRDHYRRF; this is encoded by the exons ATGTGCTACAGTTGCTTGGGAAGTATGACAGAAATGGAAGTCG TCATGCATGATATGCGTCTCATCCATACCGACCTGAAGCCTGAGAACATactatttgtttcttcagaaTACATTAAAGTACCCGACAATAAG TTTACATCCAGGCCACCAAAAGATGGAACCAGTTATAAAAGGTTGCCAAAGTCTAGTGCTATCAAGGTTATTGATTTTGGCAGCACAGCCTATGAGCATCAAGAGCACAATTACATTGTGTCGACAAGGCACTACCGGGCACCTGAGGTTATTCTGG GACTTGGATGGAGTTATCCATGTGACATATGGAGTGTTGGTTGCATCTTGGTAGAGTTGTGTTCG GGAGAAGCTTTGTTTCAGACACACGAGAACTTGGAACACCTAGCTATGATGGAGAGGGTTTTAGGTCCAATGCCACATCACATGTTGAAAAGAGTGGA CCGTCATGCTGAGAAGTATGTCAGACGGGGTAGATTGGACTGGCCAGAAggtgcaacttctcgagaaagTATTAAAGCTGTTTTAAAGCTACATCGCCTCCAG AATATAGTGATGCAGCATGTCGATCATTCAGCTGGTGATCTCATCGACCTCCTGCAAGGTCTCCTTAGATTTGACCCTTCCAGCAGGCTAACAGCTCCCGAAGCCCTTAGACATCCCTTCTTTACCAGGGATCATTACCGGAGGTTTTAG
- the LOC137736274 gene encoding NDR1/HIN1-like protein 13 — MSRRGDTNPHFVRPYPSQYPEQLPQTPPHSSSVPLPQHHGQHHEPPNLRPQWPGPHPPEQEVEPGRRQLQQGRRPRSKHPAGHLVSFHPVPEEHPPRTDQQTPHPDHEDQQPRIKHPGQKTPHPDHEDQQPRIKHPGQKTPLRVPMVPASHHGREDEQHHRPYPQRQPHSQHTRPHGLHIPQPQKTNVFAWSGAICCAIFWVLIILTGLVVLIVYLVFRPRTPKFDVSSATLNAAYLDMGYLLNADVTVLANFTNPNKKVSVDFSNLIIDLYYGNTRVATQYIEPFSASRRQSMFANVHMVASQVRLGVLESIRLKKEMETDRARFEVKGYFRARANFGKILRYSYWLHGDCQVVLTRPPDGVLVTRKCKTKH; from the coding sequence ATGTCTCGCCGTGGTGACACCAACCCCCATTTTGTCCGGCCATATCCGTCACAATATCCAGAACAACTTCCCCAAACACCCCCACACAGTTCATCGGTGCCACTCCCACAGCACCACGGGCAGCACCATGAGCCGCCCAACCTCAGACCACAATGGCCTGGACCGCATCCCCCCGAACAAGAAGTTGAGCCAGGAAGAAGACAATTACAGCAAGGCCGCCGGCCCCGGTCTAAGCATCCGGCGGGTCATTTGGTGTCGTTTCATCCAGTCCCTGAAGAACATCCTCCTCGGACAGACCAGCAAACCCCCCACCCTGATCATGAAGACCAACAGCCTCGGATAAAACATCCAGGCCAGAAAACCCCCCACCCTGATCATGAAGACCAACAGCCTCGGATAAAACATCCAGGCCAGAAAACCCCCCTTAGAGTTCCAATGGTGCCAGCCTCGCATCATGGTCGCGAAGACGAGCAACATCATCGGCCATACCCACAACGGCAGCCGCATAGCCAGCATACTCGCCCACACGGCTTGCACATACCACAGCCTCAAAAAACCAATGTCTTCGCATGGTCAGGAGCCATTTGCTGTGCAATTTTTTGGGTTCTCATTATCTTAACCGGCCTAGTGGTTCTCATAGTCTATCTTGTTTTTCGTCCCCGGACTCCGAAATTCGACGTCTCTTCCGCCACACTCAACGCAGCGTATCTAGACATGGGATATCTTCTCAATGCCGACGTTACAGTGCTGGCAAACTTCACCAACCCAAACAAGAAGGTCAGCGTTGACTTTAGCAACCTGATCATTGATCTTTATTATGGAAATACCCGCGTTGCTACCCAGTACATAGAACCCTTCTCTGCATCGAGGCGTCAGTCCATGTTCGCAAATGTTCATATGGTGGCTAGCCAGGTTCGTCTCGGAGTGCTGGAAAGCATAAGGCTCAAGAAGGAGATGGAGACCGATCGGGCCAGATTTGAGGTCAAGGGGTATTTCCGAGCACGAGCTAACTTCGGAAAGATCCTCCGGTACTCTTACTGGTTGCACGGCGACTGCCAAGTCGTGCTCACTAGACCTCCTGATGGAGTTCTGGTGACCAGAAAATGCAAGACAAAACACTAA
- the LOC137737209 gene encoding pentatricopeptide repeat-containing protein At1g13040, mitochondrial-like has protein sequence MYRSLGVHRLIYRSRIVYYVKTGLIDQALQVFDEMTHSDCRVFSVDYNRFIGVLVKHSRYDLAEHYYYEMVPKGFSLDPFTYSRFISGLCKIRNFTLIEKLLRDMDRIGALPDIWAFNIYLNLLCQEDRMDFALELLHRMVDKGREPDVVSYTIIIGGLCKAGQFDMAVDIWNGMIKKGLRPDNIACTALVVGLCKGGKVDLAYDLVIDEMKGSVNFSSLIYNALISGFCRASRIDKAQAIKSFMKRNGCEPDLVTHNVLLNYSCNQFMSEEAEKLMKKMERGGMEPDVYSYNQLLMGLCKANRPDKAYLLMRTRMEPKGLCNVVSYNTIITAFCKASRTRSAYKLFEEMRHKGTVPDLVTFTILINAFLREGSSEIAKKLLDQTTAMGLLLDRIFYTTIVDHLCKNGKIEMAYSVFSEMFEKGITPDVISYNALINGLLKASKVSDAMHLYEEMQTRGCSADGVTFKLIIGGLIRENKLSVACRVWDQMMEKGFTLDGAFSETLVNAINSKDGA, from the coding sequence ATGTATCGTAGTCTTGGCGTTCACCGCCTCATATACAGGAGCCGCATAGTGTACTACGTAAAGACTGGCCTCATCGATCAAGCACTACAGGTGTTCGACGAAATGACCCACTCGGACTGCCGGGTCTTCAGCGTCGACTACAACCGCTTCATCGGCGTACTCGTCAAGCACTCGCGGTACGATCTCGCCGAGCACTACTACTACGAAATGGTGCCGAAGGGGTTCTCATTGGACCCCTTTACTTACTCAAGGTTCATTTCTGGCTTGTGCAAGATTAGAAATTTCACCCTCATTGAGAAGCTTCTTCGGGACATGGATAGGATTGGGGCATTGCCTGACATCTGGGCTTTCAATATATATTTGAATCTTCTGTGCCAAGAAGACAGGATGGATTTCGCTTTGGAATTGCTTCATAGGATGGTTGACAAAGGAAGAGAGCCGGATGTTGTATCGTATACTATAATTATTGGTGGGTTGTGTAAAGCTGGACAATTTGATATGGCAGTTGATATTTGGAATGGTATGATTAAGAAAGGGCTCAGGCCCGATAACATTGCGTGCACGGCGCTGGTTGTTGGGTTGTGCAAGGGTGGGAAGGTTGATTTGGCTTATGACCTTGTCATTGATGAAATGAAGGGTAGTGTTAATTTTAGTAGTTTGATTTATAATGCGTTGATTAGTGGGTTTTGTCGTGCCAGTAGGATTGATAAGGCACAAGCAATCAAGTCATTTATGAAGAGAAATGGTTGCGAGCCGGATTTGGTTACTCACAATGTGTTGTTGAATTATTCTTGTAATCAGTTCATGTCGGAGGAGGCTGAGaagttgatgaagaaaatggagaGGGGTGGGATGGAACCGGATGTGTATAGTTATAATCAGCTTCTCATGGGCCTTTGTAAAGCTAATAGACCGGATAAGGCGTATTTGTTGATGAGAACTAGGATGGAGCCAAAAGGGTTGTGTAATGTTGTGTCGTACAATACCATCATTACAGCATTTTGCAAGGCAAGCCGTACCCGAAGTGCATACAAACTGTTTGAGGAAATGCGTCACAAGGGCACTGTGCCAGATTTGGTTACATTCACTATTCTTATAAATGCCTTTTTAAGAGAAGGTAGTTCAGAGATAGCCAAGAAGCTTCTTGATCAGACAACAGCAATGGGTCTGTTGCTTGACCGTATATTTTACACTACAATAGTTGATCACCTATGCAAGAATGGGAAGATTGAAATGGCTTATAGTGTTTTCAGTGAAATGTTTGAGAAGGGAATCACCCCTGATGTGATTTCGTATAATGCTCTCATTAACGGGCTGCTCAAGGCTTCTAAAGTGAGTGACGCTATGCATCTCTATGAGGAAATGCAGACTAGAGGGTGTAGTGCTGACGGGGTAacttttaaattgataattGGAGGTCTCATAAGGGAGAATAAGCTTTCAGTCGCTTGTAGGGTATGGGATCAGATGATGGAAAAGGGCTTTACTCTTGATGGAGCTTTCTCCGAGACTCTGGTTAATGCCATCAATTCAAAAGATGGTGCATGA
- the LOC137737580 gene encoding protein-tyrosine-phosphatase MKP1-like, with protein MLGEEETNRLAGSTSRKTYLRSVSWSDRSPYKPNIPYPRPQLVSKARSCLPPLQPLSIARNTVKEWPRAGSDDLGVWPQPQTPRGSAKPLPNSNPEEPGREFEFKKDMLAFFDKECSRIADHIFLGSDAVAKNREVLRQNGITHVLNCVGFVSPEYFRNDLVYKTLWLRDSPSEDITSILYDVFDYFEDVRKQGGRVFVHCCQGVSRSTSLVIAYLMWREGHSFEDAFQYVKAARGVTNPNMGFACQLLQCQKRVHAVPASPNSMLRMYRMAPHSSYDPLHLVPKMLGHPGAQGLDSRGAFIVHVPSAIYVWIGKDCNTMMSDNAKAAALQVIQYERAKGPIVDINEGEEPLEFWDALSNGLLAEDSSKADAKKVETFSSAGDKVSAGMCGQVGGRKVAEYDLDFEIFHKVLAGGVVPPFSVSNTESETCLPARENGWGRLRQKFASGIMRELVTSSEVNRSPTPSTDESDMVVETHKEAEDSVSPIEPSSPLSASRHFCGSPDSFECYPNKSPRRVTDTLSEVERFVPLTDKLLLPTSLCGSPDSFSCFPDRSPKFSSKSPTLSPSTSENSSSFTFSPSSSNWSDLSYLSSRLPSPSGLDSTDPFNVKNISLADNSSLLFKKSPSSPTEAFSPDCTLEMANTGLPCKGISPSIAERRGSNPPPRMLVPLVDETPKVPRNLVRSWSFSLPDMADDAMDTVCNQSETVSNREDLMLDVNVSHHGNELKSERITHAAEVINPVLYQWPSLNKVEAHQSHNHKLHTGSAYLLLAPDTSAGRSNPGILFVWLGLEVLHEEGQGPTCEDRHLHWEAIGHNFLDRVGLPMNSPVQIIREGEEPEQFLIHLSRISIQKT; from the exons ATGTTAGGGGAAGAAGAGACAAACCGGCTCGCCGGAAGTACTTCCCGGAAAACCTACTTGCGGTCGGTTTCGTGGTCTGACCGGTCACCCTATAAGCCTAACATTCCATATCCGAGGCCACAGCTGGTTAGTAAAGCGAGGTCTTGCCTTCCTCCACTTCAGCCCCTTTCAATAGCCAGAAATACCGTTAAGGAGTGGCCGCGGGCGGGGTCTGATGATCTCGGGGTCTGGCCTCAACCGCAGACCCCGAGAGGTTCGGCTAAACCGCTTCCGAATTCGAACCCAGAAGAACCTGGGAGAGAGTTTGAGTTTAAGAAGGATATGCTTGCGTTTTTCGACAAAGAATGCTCGAGAATTGCTGATCATATATTCTTAGGAAgtgatgccgtggctaagaaccGCGAGGTTTTGAGGCAGAATGGGATCACTCATGTGCTGAACTGTGTTGGGTTTGTTTCTCCCGAGTATTTCAGAAATGATCTTGTGTACAAGACACTTTGGTTGCGAGATAGCCCATCGGAGGACATTACGAGTATACTGTATGATGTGTTTGATTATTTTGAAGATGTTCGAAAGCAAGGCGGGCGAGTTTTCGTGCATTGTTGTCAGGGAGTGTCTCGGTCCACCTCTCTGGTCATTGCATACCTAATGTGGAGGGAGGGCCACAGCTTTGAAGATGCGTTCCAGTATGTGAAGGCAGCGAGAGGGGTGACCAACCCGAATATGGGTTTTGCTTGTCAACTCCTTCAGTGCCAGAAGAGGGTACATGCTGTGCCTGCAAGCCCAAATTCCATGTTAAGGATGTATCGGATGGCCCCGCATTCATCATATGATCCTCTTCATCTGGTGCCAAAGATGTTAGGACATCCAGGTGCACAAGGACTCGACTCTCGTGGGGCGTTCATTGTGCATGTTCCATCTGCTATTTACGTCTGGATTGGAAAGGATTGCAACACAATGATGTCAGATAATGCCAAGGCAGCTGCCCTTCAGGTCATCCAGTATGAGAGGGCAAAGGGCCCGATTGTGGACATCAATGAAGGTGAAGAACCGTTGGAGTTCTGGGATGCTCTTTCCAACGGACTTTTAGCAGAAGATTCCAGCAAGGCAGATGCCAAAAAGGTAGAAACTTTTTCTTCCGCAGGTGACAAGGTTTCTGCAGGGATGTGTGGTCAGGTTGGTGGACGGAAGGTTGCTGAATATGATTTGGATTTCGAAATTTTTCATAAGGTACTTGCAGGTGGGGTTGTTCCACCATTTTCAGTGTCAAATACCGAATCAGAAACTTGCCTTCCAGCCAGAGAAAATGGATGGGGTAGATTGCGGCAAAAGTTTGCTAGCGGAATTATGAGAGAATTGGTCACATCTTCTGAGGTGAACCGAAGCCCTACCCCATCCACTGATGAATCGGATATGGTTGTGGAAACTCATAAAGAAGCAGAAGACTCTGTCTCCCCAATTGAGCCTTCATCGCCATTATCAGCATCACGTCACTTTTGTGGTTCACCAGATTCCTTTGAATGCTATCCAAATAAAAGCCCACGTAGGGTAACGGATACTCTTAGTGAGGTAGAACGCTTTGTTCCTCTGACCGATAAGTTACTGTTACCTACAAGTCTTTGTGGTTCACCAgactcattttcttgttttcctGACAGAAGTCCTAAGTTCAGCTCCAAATCCCCAACACTCTCCCCTTCAACCTCTGAAAACTCCAGTTCATTTACCTTTTCACCCTCGTCTTCCAATTGGTCGGACTTGTCATATTTGTCTTCTCGACTGCCTTCACCTTCTGGCTTGGATTCCACAGATCCATTTAATGTCAAGAATATCTCTTTGGCAGATAACTCAAGCTTGCTTTTCAAAAAATCTCCCTCGTCGCCTACAGAAGCATTTTCTCCTGATTGTACTTTGGAAATGGCAAATACAGGTTTGCCATGTAAGGGGATTTCCCCCTCTATTGCGGAGCGTAGAGGGAGTAATCCTCCACCTCGAATGTTGGTGCCTTTGGTTGATGAAACACCAAAAGTTCCAAGGAATCTGGTACGGTCATGGTCCTTCTCCTTACCCGACATGGCTGATGATGCAATGGACACTGTTTGCAACCAATCTGAAACTGTAAGTAACAGAGAAGACCTAATGTTAGATGTGAACGTTAGTCACCATGGAAACGAATTGAAATCTGAAAGGATCACGCATGCAGCGGAAGTGATCAACCCTGTTTTGTACCAGTGGCCTTCTTTGAATAAAGTGGAGGCACACCAGTCTCACAATCACAAACTTCATACTGGATCAGCGTATCTTTTGCTAGCTCCAGATACGAGTGCAGGCAGAAGTAATCCTGGTATCTTATTTGTCTGGTTGGGACTCGAAGTATTGCACGAGGAAGGGCAAGGTCCGACATGTGAGGATAGACATCTTCACTGGGAGGCCATAGGACACAACTTCCTCGATCGCGTGGGTTTGCCTATGAATTCCCCTGTACAG ATAATAAGAGAAGGTGAGGAGCCAGAACAGTTCCTGATCCATCTCAGCCGTATATCAATACAGAAAACATAA